Below is a genomic region from Desulfobacter sp..
TCGTCCGATAACAATGTTAATTTGTACGAATGTAAATTTAACTTTAGGAGCAGCATATGGCAGTCATTGAATGGAGAAAAGAAAATAAGATCGCAATCGTGGAAATGTGCAACGGCCCCAACCTGATGAACCAGACCTTTGCCCAGGAGATGAATCATTGTCTGGACGAGGTTCTTGAAGATCTTGATGTGAATGCCGTGGTGCTGACCTCAACAGATGAAAAAAATTTTTCCCAGGGCATTGATGTGGAGTGGATCGGGGGAAAACTGGCCGCAAAAGAAAATGAGGCGGTGATCTCTTTCATGAACGGTATGAACACCATCTTTAAACGTCTGCTGCTTTTTCCCGTGCCTGTGATTGCCGCCATCAACGGTCATGCCTTTGGCAATGGGGCCATCCTGTCCTGTGCCTGTGATTTTCGGTTCATGAAAAAAGACAGAGGATTTTTCTGTTTCCCTGAGGTGGATGTCTCC
It encodes:
- a CDS encoding enoyl-CoA hydratase/isomerase family protein, with the translated sequence MAVIEWRKENKIAIVEMCNGPNLMNQTFAQEMNHCLDEVLEDLDVNAVVLTSTDEKNFSQGIDVEWIGGKLAAKENEAVISFMNGMNTIFKRLLLFPVPVIAAINGHAFGNGAILSCACDFRFMKKDRGFFCFPEVDVSIPFLPGMIGFVRKAIPEYRFNQMLLSGQRMGADDLEASNVIVHACENQEALMEESLAFAATFAKKRGIFQELKKRIHKELVRIIDEEDSEYIDTLNLFVAD